Proteins co-encoded in one Christiangramia fulva genomic window:
- a CDS encoding TonB-dependent receptor has product MNKIFIMLTAIVVSINAFGQNKYYGRVISENKAGLSGATITSVENPENGVVADFDGNFEILLRNTNKVKISYVGFESKITKLTKTFNTIILNEAQTGLEEVVISASRELQKRSEVPASISTISARQIQESKAFGLEQLVNEVPGVFMSTSKAAGNEQHFMSVRSPISTRSIFLYLEDGLPIRPTAVFNHNSLLEINNTSLQKIEVLKGPASSIYGSEAIGASFNFITQDPTFNPSGSLGFQLNDLGLSRYEAEYSQYLGKKVGFYVGSQYVQRKNGPIEYSDYEKFGLTFKSKVNFSSSLEWTNVLDLINYRSDMTGSLGENDFRTGEYLSDQTFTNRTDNSLRLRSTLDKEWNSKNKTTFNFIFRDNTMGQIPSYRVTQFREQGQLTGSGSGEINSNGFNSYVGIIQHKTDFKFWNSTLITGVSLDYSPQKYFANPIQVQVDVETHKNTGYTIDKNNFLLNYRANILNYAGYAQYEISPIQKLKVTGAIRFDKFQYDYNNLIEDVAGPEDAITRYQNWSPKIGFNYNFSKALGIYGNYAVGFTPPETSNLYRNSFVGAGGRVFDLKPSNYNNYELGGYFNLPSRVKLDLALYMLNGKNTLISLRNGNDEFYYTNAGKTRSYGIEYGVTYFPVSSLRITHSGSLARHRYIKFFQNGVDYSGTDRETAPRYTSFTEISYHPSFLTHLNISANNTMVGRYNTSFEGQVISEDGGHSTATYKGYSIFNLKASYTLKRFEFWGQVLNIFDSLYAVEASYNIYRKENSYTIGNPRAFHLGVKYNF; this is encoded by the coding sequence ATGAATAAAATTTTTATAATGCTTACAGCCATTGTTGTAAGCATTAATGCCTTTGGCCAGAATAAATATTATGGCCGCGTTATATCAGAAAATAAAGCGGGATTATCGGGAGCTACCATAACTTCGGTTGAAAATCCGGAGAATGGTGTTGTTGCAGATTTTGATGGTAATTTTGAAATATTACTCAGAAATACCAATAAAGTAAAAATAAGCTATGTTGGATTCGAGTCAAAAATCACAAAACTTACTAAAACGTTTAACACAATTATTCTTAATGAGGCACAAACGGGCCTGGAGGAGGTTGTGATTTCGGCCAGTAGAGAATTACAAAAACGATCGGAAGTTCCTGCTTCTATTTCAACCATATCGGCCAGGCAAATCCAGGAATCAAAGGCATTTGGATTGGAACAATTAGTAAATGAGGTACCCGGAGTTTTTATGTCCACATCTAAAGCGGCCGGAAATGAACAACATTTTATGTCGGTTCGATCTCCAATTTCAACCAGGTCTATTTTTTTGTATCTTGAAGATGGACTTCCCATAAGACCCACCGCGGTTTTCAACCATAATTCGTTATTGGAAATCAATAATACTTCCCTTCAAAAAATAGAAGTCTTAAAAGGTCCTGCATCTAGCATTTATGGAAGTGAGGCTATTGGAGCAAGCTTCAATTTTATTACGCAAGATCCAACTTTTAACCCTTCCGGAAGCCTGGGATTTCAATTAAACGATTTGGGGCTTTCCAGATATGAAGCTGAATATTCTCAATACTTAGGCAAAAAAGTGGGGTTTTATGTTGGATCGCAATATGTACAGAGGAAAAATGGGCCTATCGAATATAGCGATTATGAAAAATTTGGTCTGACTTTTAAATCTAAAGTGAATTTTTCCAGTTCCCTGGAATGGACCAATGTACTGGATCTAATCAATTATCGGAGTGATATGACAGGTTCTTTGGGTGAAAATGACTTTAGGACAGGAGAGTATCTTAGCGACCAAACTTTTACCAATAGAACCGATAATTCTCTGCGCTTAAGGAGTACGCTGGATAAAGAATGGAATAGCAAAAACAAGACAACCTTTAATTTCATTTTTAGAGATAATACCATGGGGCAAATCCCATCTTATAGAGTTACTCAATTTCGTGAGCAGGGTCAATTAACCGGCAGTGGATCTGGAGAAATAAACTCCAATGGATTTAATAGTTATGTGGGTATAATTCAGCACAAAACTGATTTTAAATTTTGGAATTCTACCTTAATTACGGGAGTTTCGTTAGATTATTCACCGCAAAAATATTTTGCCAATCCTATCCAGGTACAGGTGGATGTTGAAACACACAAGAACACCGGCTATACAATCGATAAGAATAATTTTCTTTTGAACTATCGCGCTAATATTTTAAACTATGCGGGATATGCCCAATATGAAATTAGTCCTATTCAGAAATTGAAAGTAACCGGGGCGATCAGGTTCGATAAATTTCAGTACGATTATAATAACCTTATAGAAGATGTTGCAGGACCGGAAGATGCTATTACCAGATACCAAAATTGGTCTCCCAAAATTGGTTTTAACTATAATTTTTCAAAAGCGCTGGGGATCTACGGAAATTACGCGGTAGGCTTTACTCCGCCGGAGACTTCCAATTTATACCGCAATAGTTTTGTAGGTGCGGGAGGCAGGGTGTTTGATTTAAAACCCAGTAATTACAATAACTACGAATTGGGAGGATATTTTAATCTTCCATCGCGGGTAAAACTTGACCTGGCTCTTTATATGCTAAATGGAAAAAATACTTTAATAAGTCTGCGAAATGGAAATGATGAATTTTATTACACCAATGCCGGAAAAACCAGATCGTATGGGATTGAATATGGAGTAACTTATTTTCCAGTTTCATCGCTTAGAATTACCCACAGCGGAAGTCTAGCAAGGCATCGTTACATCAAATTCTTTCAAAATGGTGTGGATTATTCAGGAACAGACAGAGAAACGGCTCCACGATATACAAGTTTTACTGAAATTTCCTATCATCCTTCATTTTTAACCCATCTGAATATTAGCGCTAATAATACCATGGTTGGAAGATATAATACAAGTTTTGAAGGACAGGTAATTTCCGAAGATGGGGGCCACTCTACGGCAACCTATAAAGGCTACAGCATTTTCAATCTTAAAGCGAGTTATACTTTAAAAAGGTTTGAATTTTGGGGACAGGTTCTAAATATTTTCGACAGCCTGTATGCAGTAGAGGCCTCTTATAATATTTATAGAAAAGAAAACAGTTATACTATTGGAAATCCAAGAGCATTTCATCTGGGAGTAAAATATAATTTTTAA
- a CDS encoding PepSY-associated TM helix domain-containing protein, whose product MKNKKLNSWLWRWHVIAGLISLPFVLILSITGGIYLFKDNYEAPHLAKINQIKEVKGQPLSFQKQWEVVQKKSSKKPDEIILNKNNVQATRFASGQFATKSTLYLNPYSGDILAQIREKDSKMFKVRKLHGELLMGKFGTKIVELIACWLIVLIITGIYVWWPKKKWSLKGVFLIRKKEGRRNFFRDLHAVTAFWFSVLLLMILMGGLPWTDVFGDYFKWMQKVTHTGYPVTWQATNVHSKSFGIETIPLDSVIGIAKGMDLKGEIHIGLPYKKTDVFTVSNTVGDPHYLEIHHLDQFSGKEIVSHDWNDIGVLMRGRLWFMAFHQGQFGPWNKYLMLLTAIALFTLSLSAFLSYYLRDKKGWGIPKVPKNFTVGKVVIGLIILLSLLLPLFGLSVLLIIVFHYGKKLSANKIS is encoded by the coding sequence ATGAAAAATAAAAAACTGAACAGCTGGCTCTGGAGATGGCACGTAATAGCCGGATTAATTTCCCTTCCATTCGTGCTCATTCTCTCTATTACAGGTGGAATTTATCTTTTTAAGGATAATTATGAAGCTCCACATTTGGCAAAAATAAATCAGATAAAAGAGGTAAAAGGCCAACCTTTAAGCTTTCAAAAGCAGTGGGAAGTAGTTCAGAAGAAATCCAGTAAAAAGCCCGATGAAATTATTTTGAATAAAAATAATGTTCAGGCTACCAGATTTGCATCAGGACAATTCGCCACTAAATCTACTCTTTACCTTAATCCCTATTCCGGTGATATTTTAGCCCAGATTAGAGAAAAAGATTCTAAGATGTTTAAAGTACGTAAGCTACACGGCGAACTTCTAATGGGAAAATTTGGCACCAAAATAGTTGAATTGATAGCTTGCTGGTTAATCGTACTAATTATAACCGGAATTTATGTTTGGTGGCCAAAAAAGAAATGGTCGTTGAAAGGTGTTTTTCTCATCAGGAAAAAGGAAGGAAGACGGAATTTTTTCCGGGACTTGCACGCCGTAACCGCATTCTGGTTTTCTGTTCTTTTACTAATGATTTTAATGGGAGGTTTGCCCTGGACCGATGTTTTTGGCGACTACTTCAAATGGATGCAAAAGGTTACCCATACGGGGTACCCGGTTACCTGGCAGGCAACAAATGTTCATTCTAAATCTTTTGGAATAGAGACTATTCCTTTAGACAGTGTAATAGGTATAGCAAAGGGAATGGATTTGAAAGGGGAAATTCATATTGGACTTCCCTACAAAAAAACTGATGTTTTTACCGTCTCTAATACTGTGGGCGATCCGCATTACCTGGAAATACATCATTTAGACCAATTTTCAGGAAAGGAAATTGTTTCTCATGATTGGAATGACATCGGTGTGCTAATGCGAGGGCGATTATGGTTTATGGCTTTTCATCAAGGCCAATTTGGACCCTGGAATAAATATTTAATGCTTCTTACAGCTATAGCCTTATTCACATTATCCCTTTCTGCTTTTTTATCTTATTATTTACGCGACAAAAAGGGTTGGGGAATACCTAAAGTACCTAAAAATTTTACAGTTGGTAAAGTAGTCATAGGTTTAATAATTCTTTTAAGCCTTCTTTTGCCATTATTTGGTTTAAGTGTATTGCTTATAATAGTTTTTCATTATGGAAAAAAGCTCTCAGCGAATAAAATATCCTAA
- a CDS encoding single-stranded DNA-binding protein, which translates to MSTIRNKVQLIGNVGNTPEIRNLESGKKVASFSMATNDHYRTTSGEKIQETQWHNLVAWGKTAEIIENHVGKGKEIAIDGKLSSRSYEDKEGVKRYVTEIVISEILLLGSKNLDENHDNV; encoded by the coding sequence ATGAGTACTATTAGAAACAAAGTACAGCTCATCGGAAACGTAGGGAACACTCCCGAAATCCGAAACCTTGAAAGTGGTAAGAAAGTAGCTTCTTTCTCCATGGCCACTAATGACCATTACCGCACCACCAGCGGAGAGAAAATTCAGGAAACCCAATGGCACAACCTGGTAGCTTGGGGAAAAACCGCTGAGATCATCGAAAATCACGTAGGTAAAGGCAAAGAAATTGCCATCGACGGAAAACTCTCTTCCAGATCCTATGAAGATAAGGAAGGTGTTAAAAGGTATGTAACAGAAATAGTGATTTCTGAAATTCTATTGCTCGGCAGCAAAAACCTTGATGAGAATCATGATAATGTATGA
- a CDS encoding JAB domain-containing protein, translated as MKTKVNEISIKYLGNFKIAEAPKISSSFDAKEVFFNSWDKDRIGLQETFKVMLLNNANRIKGIFEVSTGGITGTLVDLRIVFAVVLKSMTTAIIVAHNHPSGNLHPSQADKQLTKKIKNASEFLDVKLLDHLIITPDGDYFSFADEAIL; from the coding sequence ATGAAAACCAAAGTTAACGAAATTTCGATCAAATACCTCGGGAATTTTAAAATCGCAGAGGCCCCTAAAATCAGTTCCTCTTTTGATGCCAAAGAGGTGTTTTTTAATTCCTGGGACAAAGACCGAATTGGGCTGCAGGAAACCTTCAAAGTAATGCTACTCAATAACGCCAACCGGATTAAAGGAATTTTTGAAGTCTCCACGGGAGGCATTACCGGCACCCTTGTTGACCTGCGTATTGTTTTTGCCGTAGTTTTAAAATCTATGACCACAGCTATTATCGTGGCCCATAATCATCCTTCCGGAAACCTCCATCCCAGCCAGGCCGATAAACAGCTCACTAAAAAAATCAAAAACGCATCGGAATTTCTGGATGTAAAACTACTGGATCACCTGATCATTACTCCCGACGGCGATTATTTTTCCTTTGCCGATGAAGCAATTCTATAG
- a CDS encoding BfmA/BtgA family mobilization protein produces MDDSLKKEKFRNLSFKSSVAEKFIRYSKEISRSRSMTLLLMLEFFEFNKIAPTESLGPRMQTLESVIKKRINALMAIIRDIEQNQTIPTKGMLEALFEELPGQNPKKNISSFQEAFKNLNAKTTTVPLKPKEPDHKDIRKLLRHIKTVQPTFGKPFLKITISPQEINHLKSKYHVYHD; encoded by the coding sequence ATGGATGATTCTTTAAAAAAAGAAAAGTTTAGAAACCTGAGTTTTAAAAGCTCTGTAGCCGAAAAATTCATTCGGTACAGTAAAGAAATATCCAGGTCCCGTTCCATGACCCTGCTTTTGATGCTGGAATTTTTTGAGTTTAATAAAATCGCACCAACTGAATCCCTGGGCCCACGAATGCAGACCCTCGAGTCCGTCATCAAAAAAAGGATTAATGCACTTATGGCCATCATCCGTGATATCGAACAAAATCAAACCATCCCCACCAAAGGAATGCTGGAAGCGCTCTTTGAAGAATTGCCGGGACAAAATCCTAAAAAGAATATTAGTTCCTTCCAGGAAGCTTTTAAGAATTTAAATGCTAAAACCACCACGGTACCCCTAAAACCAAAAGAACCTGATCATAAGGATATTCGTAAGCTGCTCAGGCATATCAAAACCGTACAACCAACTTTCGGAAAACCCTTTCTTAAAATTACCATATCTCCACAGGAAATAAACCATTTAAAATCTAAATACCATGTATATCACGATTAG
- the mobB gene encoding MobB family relaxase yields MYITISPQKLGDSFSTSVTDFIEYLEKENKDLQPDHQEFFFSKDQERISPKEVVRAIDHNTSKLKSTEPRYYSLTVNPSQRELQHIGNDPEKLKTYVRSLMKDYASCFNREINGRPIQSSDVLYFAKIEYARTYKGTDREIRENAPFSNRIAKLQNDIRKVDRGELTGSIKELEKEILRLQKEAPHKLEGKIIEQGMQKPGSQTHVHLVVSRKDRTNSVSLSPGSKYKASEVVLQGRTIKRGFDRDLFFQKAEERFDKQFGYRRNYAEAYSSRKNLLHNPKLYYSKLLRLPVSERKLAMQLIKLPVQSLPPIPNAKIRFAIKQLQKALEVGIRSGSIGY; encoded by the coding sequence ATGTATATCACGATTAGTCCTCAAAAACTCGGTGACTCCTTCTCCACCAGCGTCACCGATTTTATCGAATACCTGGAAAAAGAGAACAAAGATCTTCAACCGGATCACCAGGAATTTTTCTTTTCTAAGGACCAGGAGCGAATTTCACCCAAGGAGGTAGTCCGCGCAATAGATCACAACACTTCTAAATTAAAATCTACGGAACCCCGCTACTATTCCTTAACCGTAAATCCTTCCCAGCGGGAACTGCAACATATTGGCAATGATCCTGAAAAGCTAAAAACCTATGTGCGATCCCTTATGAAAGATTATGCCTCCTGTTTTAATAGGGAGATCAACGGGAGGCCCATTCAGTCCTCAGATGTCCTGTATTTTGCAAAAATAGAATATGCCCGCACCTATAAAGGAACCGACCGTGAAATCCGCGAGAATGCCCCTTTTTCTAATCGTATCGCCAAACTCCAAAATGATATCCGTAAGGTGGACCGCGGAGAATTAACAGGATCCATCAAAGAACTGGAAAAAGAAATCCTGCGCTTGCAAAAAGAAGCGCCCCATAAACTGGAAGGCAAGATAATCGAACAGGGCATGCAGAAACCCGGTTCCCAAACGCATGTGCACCTGGTGGTAAGTCGTAAAGACCGCACCAATAGCGTCAGCCTCTCTCCCGGGAGTAAATATAAAGCCTCAGAGGTGGTCCTTCAGGGACGTACGATAAAACGAGGCTTCGACCGGGACCTGTTTTTTCAAAAAGCTGAAGAGCGGTTTGATAAACAATTCGGATATCGTAGAAATTATGCAGAAGCTTATAGCTCCCGCAAAAATCTTTTGCATAACCCAAAACTTTATTATTCAAAACTCCTGCGCTTACCTGTTTCTGAACGTAAACTTGCCATGCAGCTGATTAAGCTGCCTGTACAAAGTCTGCCCCCTATTCCCAATGCCAAAATCCGTTTTGCTATTAAACAACTTCAAAAAGCACTGGAAGTCGGTATTCGCTCTGGATCGATTGGTTATTAA
- a CDS encoding type IV secretory system conjugative DNA transfer family protein: MALHLLLAYAVCTIGFLTLERIYNRGVWLNLALAGIIFSPTYFLTQKNILICLLLILPLLLEILLIHGFRNQDQDENLAPKYRVPFLLQNGSFKIQNLRRGVSITGAAGSGKTESVIYNFLQHLHRHQFCGIIHDYKNFELTELAYPLYRKSNIPFFIISFDPIFHRVNPIAPPYLPDEESVNEVARVLMENLLEQKDQYASGSTRFFNDAVEGILSGLIWKLRTYHPACCTLPHLIAIYQLMTSEQLIRFLSSDFTSRGMADAFISGIDSERQTAAVKGTLANAFKKISTRKIFFTLSGNDIALDINNPENPAVVSIVNNPKLDAAYSPVIATIIHIIIKQMSVRGRESSFILMEEAPTLRLLNMHRVPATLRSYDIATLYVMQDKIQNDLLYGEKASKAILSNLSYQFFGKANDPATARYYEQFFELTHKEMISVSESRSMNFDTRITRSQREVSKRRADLFFRLKPGQFVAYADGKEKLIQFKRQRLLKSLPSLFRHPGREDIEENFKKIYLEASALINSL, from the coding sequence ATGGCCTTACATTTACTTTTAGCTTATGCTGTCTGCACTATCGGCTTTTTAACCCTTGAACGGATCTATAACCGTGGGGTTTGGCTGAACCTGGCCTTAGCGGGTATCATTTTCTCCCCGACCTATTTCCTGACCCAAAAAAATATTCTTATTTGTTTATTGCTGATCTTACCCCTGCTTCTTGAAATCCTTCTTATCCATGGTTTCCGAAATCAGGATCAGGATGAAAATCTTGCTCCCAAATACAGGGTACCCTTCTTACTTCAAAATGGTTCTTTTAAGATACAAAATCTCCGGCGCGGGGTTTCTATCACAGGGGCAGCTGGAAGCGGAAAGACTGAAAGTGTCATTTATAATTTCCTTCAACATCTTCACCGCCACCAATTCTGCGGGATCATTCATGATTATAAAAATTTTGAACTCACGGAATTAGCCTATCCCCTATATCGCAAATCCAATATTCCTTTTTTTATCATCTCTTTCGATCCTATTTTCCACCGGGTCAATCCCATCGCTCCACCCTATCTTCCTGATGAAGAAAGCGTGAATGAAGTGGCCCGGGTGCTGATGGAAAACCTACTGGAACAAAAAGACCAGTATGCTTCTGGCTCTACCCGTTTTTTTAACGATGCGGTGGAAGGGATTCTTAGTGGCCTAATCTGGAAACTCCGTACCTACCACCCTGCCTGCTGCACCCTGCCCCATCTGATTGCAATTTATCAGCTGATGACCAGCGAACAGCTGATAAGGTTTTTGAGTTCCGATTTTACTTCCAGGGGGATGGCAGACGCTTTTATAAGTGGTATTGATTCTGAACGACAAACGGCCGCCGTGAAAGGTACCCTGGCGAACGCTTTTAAAAAAATCAGTACCCGTAAGATCTTCTTCACCCTTTCAGGAAATGATATTGCACTGGACATCAATAATCCTGAAAACCCCGCGGTGGTATCTATTGTGAATAACCCTAAACTGGATGCCGCCTATTCTCCGGTTATTGCCACTATCATTCATATTATCATCAAACAAATGAGTGTTCGTGGGAGGGAGAGTTCCTTTATTCTCATGGAAGAGGCTCCTACCCTGCGCCTGTTAAATATGCACCGGGTGCCTGCCACCCTAAGGAGCTATGATATTGCCACCCTTTACGTCATGCAGGATAAAATCCAGAATGACCTTCTTTATGGAGAAAAAGCCAGTAAAGCCATTCTTAGTAATCTCTCTTATCAATTCTTTGGAAAAGCCAATGACCCGGCCACGGCCCGGTATTATGAGCAATTTTTCGAACTTACGCATAAAGAAATGATTAGCGTTAGTGAGAGTCGGTCCATGAATTTCGATACACGAATCACCCGCTCGCAACGCGAAGTTTCCAAACGAAGAGCGGATCTTTTTTTTCGATTAAAACCGGGGCAATTTGTGGCCTATGCAGATGGTAAAGAAAAGCTTATTCAGTTCAAAAGGCAGCGATTATTAAAATCACTGCCTTCCCTATTCCGACATCCCGGTAGGGAGGATATCGAAGAGAATTTTAAGAAGATTTACCTGGAGGCCTCGGCATTAATTAATTCTTTGTAA
- a CDS encoding DUF4138 domain-containing protein: MKNLLLSMTFFWIQISIAQHPPVLYCNSRQNVAVVLPSPISSAISGSEDFVFSYNQQASDTLGLLQGRQGRASNLFIRTADGGFHSFILKFRDSLPTFTYYIRSDQKAMEEKKTSDRPDRSVVSTKKSLSDSLNTILAQHLMEAKERSSLGVARKGHIKFEVKAIAYIGNSVYIRYKISNRSAIDFEINQVGLRILQGSKQRKSSYQEIPIDPIFTYQLPDLIPAGHSKGFVIVYPKFTVTKQQQLEIMVNEKNGSRYLSMSLRSNKINKPYRH; encoded by the coding sequence ATGAAAAATCTTTTATTATCAATGACGTTTTTTTGGATTCAAATAAGTATAGCACAGCATCCGCCAGTATTGTACTGTAATTCCAGACAGAATGTAGCGGTGGTGTTGCCATCCCCGATTTCCAGTGCTATTTCCGGCTCCGAAGATTTTGTCTTCAGTTATAACCAGCAGGCGAGTGACACGCTCGGCCTTTTGCAGGGCCGGCAGGGAAGAGCCAGTAATCTTTTTATAAGAACGGCCGATGGGGGATTTCATTCATTTATTTTAAAATTCAGGGACAGCCTTCCGACTTTCACCTATTATATCAGGAGTGATCAAAAGGCTATGGAAGAAAAGAAGACCAGCGATCGCCCAGACCGATCAGTGGTATCAACAAAAAAGTCGCTATCTGATTCATTAAATACGATTCTTGCCCAACATTTAATGGAGGCTAAAGAAAGGTCCTCGTTAGGGGTTGCCCGAAAAGGACATATCAAATTTGAAGTGAAGGCGATAGCTTATATAGGTAACAGCGTTTATATTCGTTATAAAATCAGTAACCGGTCAGCTATTGATTTTGAGATCAACCAGGTTGGCCTTCGGATCTTACAGGGAAGTAAACAAAGAAAAAGTTCTTACCAGGAAATCCCAATAGATCCGATTTTTACCTATCAATTACCAGATCTTATTCCGGCGGGGCATTCCAAAGGATTTGTGATCGTTTATCCAAAGTTTACTGTGACCAAACAACAACAGTTAGAAATAATGGTCAATGAGAAAAATGGAAGCCGGTATCTTTCTATGTCGCTCCGAAGTAATAAAATCAATAAACCATACAGACACTAA